The Ruania halotolerans genome contains the following window.
CACTCCGCCAACATCTCGCCAAGCGAGGCATGCCTGCGGCGGGTGGCGAAGGAACGCATGAAGACCCGGCCCGAACGCAATGCGTTCATCCGGATCCGATCCCCCAGCAGGGCGCCACCTGTGCGGCTGCGGCTAGGGTCGACGGCGAGCACGGCCACCCGCAACTCCGGGAAGGCAGTGAGGAACCGCACCAGCAGCTCATCGATCACGGAGGACTTACCCGCTCCCCCCGTGCCGGTCACTCCGATCACCGGTGCTCGCGCGCCCGATGCTCGCTCCAGCCCGGCGACATCCCTCGGCACAGCGGGCACGTCAGGCACACCGGCGACGCCGTCCTCGATCGCACTGAGCAGCTCACCCACCGCCAGATCGTCCGATCGATCCGGCAGGACCTGCCGCGTCTGCCGCGCCTCGGCATCTGCACCGCATCGACGGGCAGCCACCGTGCGGGCGATGAGATCCTCGATCATGCCGTCCAGGCCCAGCTGCAGACCGTCGTCGGGGTGGTACACCCGCTCCACACCGGCGGCATGCATCGCCGCGATCTCCTCGTGGGTGATCGTGCCGCCACCGCCGCCGAACACCCGCACATGGTCCGCGCCACGATCGGCGAGCTCGGAGACGAGGTAGCCGAAGTACTCCAGATGGCCCCCCTGGTAGGAGGAGACCGCCACCGCGTCGGCATCCTCCTGCGTGACGGCACGGACCACATCGGCCACCGACCGGTTGTGGCCCAGGTGCACCACTTCGGCGCCGTGATCCTGCAGGAGGCGCCGAATCAGGGTGATGGCCGCATCGTGGCCATCGAACAGACTCGCCGCAGTCACGACCCGCAGTGGCGCCGCACCACCAGCGAGCTCATCGCCTGACGTTGGCGCCGCATCCGGGCTACGCACCGCACACCCTCCTTCGTCCGCGCATCAATGCAGCGGACACGTGCGATCGTAACCCGGCGTTCGGTACTCCACCCAGTGGTCCCTTCCCACATGCCCGTTCGTTTTCAGGGTGAAGCCACCGGGCAACATGGCGCCGCTAGCGTGGTGGCATCCGAGCAGAGAGGGATCAGGCCCCACGAAGAAAAGCCCGGACCATCGTGGGTCCGAGCTCCTTTCGGCTCCCTCAGTTGGACTCGAACCAACAACCGTCCGATTAACAGTCGGATGCTCTGCCAATTGAGCTATGAGGGATTGCGCGGTAAATACTAGCATCGGACTGACCGTGCTCCGGCCCAGCCGCGAGCCCTGCACCGCAGGTGTGCGCCGGCCCACACTGACGAGGCGCAGGAGGTCAGTCGAGCCCGACGGCGGCCCGGATCCGTGATTCGAGAGCCGCCACGCGGGCGTCCACGTCCGATGGCGGACGGCTCACTCCGGAGATGGTGACCTGGGAGAACAGGGAGCCGTCGGCGTTGCGCCTGATGGCGCCCCGCAGGTAGCCGCCTCCCGATAGCTGGACGGTCTCCAGCAGGACGAGTGAGTGGTCAATGCGCTCCTTGAGCGCGTACACGAACTCCGCCACCTTCGCCTGCTCGCCCACGGCGAGCGAGGTGGGGGCGGATCCGTCCACCCAGCTGATCGTCACCGCACCCTCCTCGCTGTCCCAGGACGCGGCGTCCACATCCGACCAGGGGCGGTCGAGGGTGACGGCGTCGCCCCCCACGATCAGGCTGGCAGACGTGAGCACGGCATGGTCGCCGTCGGGCAAGGCCAGCACACGGAGCACGCGCGCGCCGGCGGGAACCCTGGCGTGGAGGACCTCGGGCAAGTCACGAGTGAGACGACGCATGTCTACGACCGTATCCCCTCACCGGGCCGACTAGGCTGTCCGAGCCGCCCCAGTAGCTCAGCCGGTCAGAGCAGCGGACTCATAATCCGTCGGTCGTGGGTTCAAGCCCCACCTGGGGCACCGATCCCTCGCCTTCAACGAGGTCCTGATACACCCGTAGGGTTCGTTGGGCCATCTGCGCCCAGGTGTGTCTTTCTGCGTGTGCGCGTCCTCCCCTGCCCAGCGCGGTAGCGCGGGCCGGGTCACGCAGCAGTGCGTCGATCGCGTCCGTCCACTCTCGCGGCTCGCGGGATTCGAGCACCAGGCCGGTCTCCTCATGCCGGACAGCCTCCACGAGTCCTCCCGCCGCGGAGGCGACCACCGGCACCCCGCTCGCAGAAGCCTCGAGCGCCGTCAGGCCGTAGGTCTCGGAGTGGGAGGGGTTGAGGAAGAGTCGCGCCCCGCGCATCAACTGCGCGAGCTCGGCTCTGGTGCGCGGTCCGACGAAGCGGACCCGTCCCGACACACCGCGGGCCTCGACGAGTTCGCGCAGCTGATCGGGATAGTCCTCGAAACCGCTGGTTGCTCCGCCGCAGATCACCAACTCCGGCGCCACCTGCGGATCCAGTCCGGCGACCGCCTCGATCGCCAAGTCGATGCCCTTGAGCGGCTCCAGCCGGGCGGCGGCGAGCAGATACCCCGATCCAGGCTGGGGATCACCTGATTCCGCCGCCGGGTGAAACTCCTCGACGTCTACTCCGGGCGAGACCACGGTGGTTCGCTCCGGAGAGGCGCCGAGGCGGTCGATGATGGTGCGTCGTTCGGCGGCGCTGACGGCGAGCAACGCGGCGGCCTCGCGGGCCAGCCGCGCCTCGGCAGCCATCCTGCCTGGCGACTCCGGTCGCTCTCCCTCGCCCAGCGGGGTCCCCGGCGCCGCGGCAATGCTGTGGAAGGACTGCACCACGCACGAGCGCCACGTGCCGGCCACCTTGAGCGCGGCCAGACCGGAGAACCAGTGATGGGCATGCGTGAGGTCATAGGGGCCATACGCGGACATCGCCGCTGTGAACTCGCCGATGAACTCCTCGTGCTCGCTCTTCGGCCGCACCTGTGCCGGGCCCGCGTCGAGGTGGTGCACGTGCACGCGCTCACCCAACGACACCTGCGCTGGTGCCGTGGGATCGGTGCGCCGGGTGAAGATATCGATCTGGCACCCCAGGCGGGCGAGCTCGCAAGCGAGGTGGCGGATCACCACGTTCATCCCGCCCACGTCCCCCGAGCCCGGATCGGCCGCCGGTGAGGTATGCAGGCTGACCATGGCAACGCGGAGAGGCACGCCAGCAGTCTACGGCTCCCGCCGCCCACGCCCCATCAACGGAAGGGCTTCCTCCGAGGCCGGATTACTCCGCGACGAAGAACGCGATATCGCCGTCTGCCGAGTCCTCCGTGCGTTCCGCGATCGCCCAGGTACCGTCACCACGATCATCGGCGGGTATCTCGAAGATGTAGGTTCCGGAGACTTCCTCGCCCGGCTCAACCGGATCGAGGAAATACGCGTCATCGGGGGCCACAGCCTCTGAGCTGCTGTAGGCCTCGCCCGCTGCATCGAAGTAGCCCATCACCAACGAATCGAACAACTCCATCGACTCGGACCCGTCGTTGGTGACGGTGACGTATACGTAGCTGTATCGCAGTCCGGACGGTGGTTCAGGGTTGTCCGAACTGACGATCTCGTCCGTCGCGTCCAATACCGGGTCATGGACCGAAACCGTCCAGTCCCCCACTGTGGTCGTTTCGCCGAGAGTGATGAACTCGGGATTCCCGCTGGGCTCCTCGGGCGCGTCCCCGGATGGGTCCTCAGATGGCTCCTGGGAGTCGGTGGGCTCCTGCGTCGGTTCGTCACTCGGCTGCTCGGTGGTCGGTTCAGAGGTTGGGCCGGAGGTCTCCTCCGGCTCGTTTCCCCCGAACACACGCGTGAGGCCGAAGATCAGCAACGCGAGCACCACGACACCGACGATGACGGCGATCACGACCGGCGTCTTGTTCTTCCCAGAGTCCGGCCCACCAGGTCCACCCGGTCCCGCCGGTCCACCTGGGGCGCCATATCCCGGTTGACCGTAGGCGGTCCCGTCGTGGCCGGGCGCGCCATAGCCGGGCTGGCCAAAGGCGGTCTGGCCGGCAGGTTGGCCGTGACCGTATTGGCCTCCTGGTTGGCCAGCGTCCGGGCCATAGCCCGGCTGAGGTTGCTGACCGTACGCGGGGTTCGGTGGTACTGGTGGTACGGGCGGCCGGTGCGGATCTCCGCCCGGCGGCTGCTGACCATACTGGGGAGGCTGGTCGCTCATCCCGCCAGGCTAGACCGTCGCCGTCCCGCGATGCACCCCGACGACGGCCGGTGCCGTGTCTTCTCCGCTCACCACGCGTACCCGTCGGCGCTCATTTCAGCTCGCTTCCTGCAGTGTGCGGCGCTTGTCCTCCAAGGCAAGGAGCTCCGTGAACGTCTCCGTGTACGCCGGGTCGGCGGGGTCCATCCGTTGCAGGCGACCTTTCGCATCAGCGATCTGCCTCGTGATCCCCATCTTCAGCAGCGCCACCAGGACACCCCGGGCGTACTGCCCGAGCGCATCTGGGCGGTCCTCCGGCATCGGCGATACGGCCAGTTCGGTCACCAGCACCGCCACCGGCCCGTCGGCGGCCTCACGCACCTGCTCGGCCCACAGCGCACCGGCACGTTCGCTCGCCTGCGCCCCGGCACCGCCGGCGGAGAGCTCAGCCATCAATTCACCGAACCGCCGCAACCCACCCGTAGCGCGAATCGCGTCGTGTACTGCGCGGTGGGCGGGGACCACGAAGGTGTCCGCTCCGAGGTCATCGAAGCCCGCCTCCAGGGCGTGCTGCGGGAGCTGCACCACGACCTCCAGCACCTGGCGTTCCAGTCGTGCCACTGGATCGCTACGATCCGGACCGGCGTACCCTCCGCCGTCGGGTCCACCATGACGGCGCTGTCCGGACCCTGGGCGTCCAGGCGTTTCCGCTGCACCGGACTGGTCACGGCGGGCGCCGCCGTCGGTGGCCCCCTCACGTGGCGGCACCGCCCTGGGCGCTCGGGCGACCGCCTGGCGTACCGTCGTTTCGTCCAGACCGAGCCATCCGGCGAGCTCGCGGGTGTAACCGGCCCGCAGCACCTGGTCGCGAATCCGGGCAACCACCGGGGCGCCGATGCGCAAGCCGGTGGTGCGCCCTTCCACGGTGTCCAAGTCGACCTGCTTGAGGACCGAACGGATCGCGAACTCGAACAACGGTTCCCGATCGTCCACCAGAGCACGGACGGCCTCGTCGCCGCGCTGCTGACGCAACTCGCATGGGTCCACCCCGCTGGGTTCGACGGCAACGAATGTCTGGGTGGCGAACTGCTGATCTTGCTCGAATGCGCGGAGTGCGGCCTTCTGGCCCGCCTCGTCACCGTCGAAGGTGAAGATCACCTCTCCGCCCAGCGCAGCTCCGGAGGAGAGCATCAGCCCGGCCGTGGACCCGGCCGTGTCCCCCAGCAGACGTCGCACCACCTTGATGTGCTCGGAGCCGAACGCGGTCCCGCAGGTGGCCACAGCCGTGGGCACGCCCGCCAGGTGCATGGCCATCACATCGGTGTAGCCCTCCACCACCACGACGCGCTTACCCTTGGCGATCTCCCGCTTGGCCAGATCGATCCCGTACAACACCTGGGACTTCTTGTAGATCGGGCTCTCCGGCGTGTTCAGGTACTTCGGCCCAGGATCGTCCTCGAAGAGCTTGCGCGCACCGAAGCCGACGACGTCCCCCGTGAGATCCCGGATCGGCCAGACCAACCGCCCACGGAAGCGGTCATACGAACCCCTATTGCCCTGGGAGAGCAACCCTGACGCGGTGAGTTCAGGCTCGGTGAAGTGCTTGCCACGCAGGTGTCGGGCCAGGTTGTCCCACCCCTGCGGCGCGAAACCCACCCCGAAGTGCTCGGCGGCGGCCCGGTCGAAGCCGCGCTCGGCGAGGAACTCCCGGCCGATCTGGGCACCGGGGCTGGTGAGCTGCTCCTGGTAAAACTCCGCAGCCACCCGATGGGCCTCGATGAGGCGTTGCCGGCGGCCCGGCTCCTCCCGCGGCCGGCGAGGGCCACCGTCATCCTCGTAGCGCAGCTGCACACCTGCCCGGGCGGCCAGGTGCTCGACCGCTTCGGCGAACGGGAGATGATCGAGCTTCTGCACGAACGAGATCACGTCTCCGCCCTCGTCACAGCCGAAGCAGTGCCACAAGCCGAGCTGAGGGCGCACGTGGAAGGAGGGCGTGCGCTCGTCGTGGAAGGGGCACAATCCCTTCATCGAACCGACGCCGGCGCTGCGCAATGTCACATGCTGGCCGACGATCTCCTCGATCTTCGCGCGTTCGCGCACGGCCGCGATGTCCTCGCGGCGGATCAGCCCAGCCATGGGGTGAGTCTAGGTCGTCGCGCCACGCTCACAGGGCGGTGCCCACATCCGGTCCACACATCCGGGCATGCCACTCCAGGGCCGAGAGGTCGGTGAGTGAGGCCACCTGATCGACCACCACCCGCAGGCGGATGTCGTCGTCCCCGGCGTGCCCGAAATCTTCGGCGAACATCTCTGCCAGGGCGATCTCGGCTCGGTCGTAGAGCACCGCGACCAGGTCGGTGAGGATGAGCCGCTGCCGGTGGTAGAGCGCGTCCTCTTCGCGCGGTGCCATCACGTAGGTGGCGGCGATTCCCTTGAGGATGCTGATCTCGGCCAGTACCGCATCGGGCACCACCACATCGGCGTCGTAGCGCACGAGCGGGCCGTCGCCGAACCTCTCCCGGGTTGCTCGCCCGGCCGCATTGCAGAAGCGCCCGATCAACTGGCTGGTCATATCCTTCAACCGGGCCTGACCGCGCCGGGTGCCGTCGTATCGGGTGACCCAGTAGTCCAGTGCGGTCAGCGAGTCGATCGCTGCGTCCAGAGCATCATCGCTCACGGCAGGGTCGTACCAGGCGCGCACTTGGGTGATCACCCGGTCGCGGTCCCGTTCGGTGGTCACCTCGCTGAGGTCGACCCGCCCGGAGAAGACCGCATCCTCCACATCGTGCACCGAGTAGGAGATGTCGTCGGCGAGGTCCATCACCTGTGCCTCGATGCAGCGCCGCAGAGCCGGAGCACCCTCACGCAACCATCGGAACACCGGGGCGTCGTCCTCGTACACACCGAACTTCCCGGACCTGCTCCCGTCGGTACGCACTGGTCCCTGACCGGACCGCCACGGGTACTTCGTAGCCGCGTCCAGGCTCGCCCGGGTCAGGTTCAGGCCCACACCCACTCCGTCGGGCGTGAACGTCTTCGGCTCGAGCCGGGTGAGTAACCGCAACGTCTGGGCGTTTCCCTCGAAACCTCCGATCGCCGAGGCCACCTGATGCAGCGCCGTCTCACCGTTGTGCCCGAACGGCGGGTGCCCCAGATCGTGGGCCAGGCATGCGGTATCGACCACGTCAGGATCACAGCCGAGCGACTTGCCGAGCTCCCGGCCCACCTGCGCCACCTCGAGAGAGTGAGTCAGCCGGGTGCGGGCGAAATCGTCCGTGCCCGGTCCGAGCACCTGAGTCTTCGCACCGAGCCGGCGCAGCGCCGACGAGTGCACGATGCGGGCCCGGTCACGCTCGAACGGGCTCCGCTGAGCAGACTTGGGAGGTTCGGTGAACCATCGTTCTACATCGGCACCGCCGTACCCGCCGGGCTCCGCAATGCTCTCGTTACGCACTCTCCCCACCCTAGTCAGTCCCTTCGGGCTCAGGCGTGCGGGCAAGGGTTCGCAGGTTTGGCGGGATGTAAGCCTTGCTGTAACTTCCGACCGAGGAAGCTGGCGCGCGGAGTAGCGCCGCCTGCGACACCAACGAGGGAGGTCCGGTGTCCGGACGCACAAGGCTGACCGACCTGGCCGAACACGCCGGGGTGAGCACGGCCACGGTCTCGCGGGTACTCAATGGAAAAGCCGGAGTGTCCCACGCGACCCGTGGTTCCGTACTGGCCGCGCTGGACATGCTCGGGTACGAGCGTCCGGAGAAGGTTCGCCGACGTTCGGCCGGTCTGATCGGTCTCGTGGTGCCGGAATTGACCAACCCGGTGTTCCCGAACTTCGCACAGAAGATCGAGTCGGCACTGGCGCACGCGGGATACACACCGCTGCTGTGCACCCAGTCCCCGGGCGGTATCACTGAGGACGAATACGTCGAGATGCTCCTCGAGCACGGCGTGGACGGCATCATCTTCGTCTCCGGG
Protein-coding sequences here:
- a CDS encoding glycosyltransferase, producing MVSLHTSPAADPGSGDVGGMNVVIRHLACELARLGCQIDIFTRRTDPTAPAQVSLGERVHVHHLDAGPAQVRPKSEHEEFIGEFTAAMSAYGPYDLTHAHHWFSGLAALKVAGTWRSCVVQSFHSIAAAPGTPLGEGERPESPGRMAAEARLAREAAALLAVSAAERRTIIDRLGASPERTTVVSPGVDVEEFHPAAESGDPQPGSGYLLAAARLEPLKGIDLAIEAVAGLDPQVAPELVICGGATSGFEDYPDQLRELVEARGVSGRVRFVGPRTRAELAQLMRGARLFLNPSHSETYGLTALEASASGVPVVASAAGGLVEAVRHEETGLVLESREPREWTDAIDALLRDPARATALGRGGRAHAERHTWAQMAQRTLRVYQDLVEGEGSVPQVGLEPTTDGL
- a CDS encoding DUF4352 domain-containing protein; translation: MSDQPPQYGQQPPGGDPHRPPVPPVPPNPAYGQQPQPGYGPDAGQPGGQYGHGQPAGQTAFGQPGYGAPGHDGTAYGQPGYGAPGGPAGPGGPGGPDSGKNKTPVVIAVIVGVVVLALLIFGLTRVFGGNEPEETSGPTSEPTTEQPSDEPTQEPTDSQEPSEDPSGDAPEEPSGNPEFITLGETTTVGDWTVSVHDPVLDATDEIVSSDNPEPPSGLRYSYVYVTVTNDGSESMELFDSLVMGYFDAAGEAYSSSEAVAPDDAYFLDPVEPGEEVSGTYIFEIPADDRGDGTWAIAERTEDSADGDIAFFVAE
- the dnaG gene encoding DNA primase, with amino-acid sequence MAGLIRREDIAAVRERAKIEEIVGQHVTLRSAGVGSMKGLCPFHDERTPSFHVRPQLGLWHCFGCDEGGDVISFVQKLDHLPFAEAVEHLAARAGVQLRYEDDGGPRRPREEPGRRQRLIEAHRVAAEFYQEQLTSPGAQIGREFLAERGFDRAAAEHFGVGFAPQGWDNLARHLRGKHFTEPELTASGLLSQGNRGSYDRFRGRLVWPIRDLTGDVVGFGARKLFEDDPGPKYLNTPESPIYKKSQVLYGIDLAKREIAKGKRVVVVEGYTDVMAMHLAGVPTAVATCGTAFGSEHIKVVRRLLGDTAGSTAGLMLSSGAALGGEVIFTFDGDEAGQKAALRAFEQDQQFATQTFVAVEPSGVDPCELRQQRGDEAVRALVDDREPLFEFAIRSVLKQVDLDTVEGRTTGLRIGAPVVARIRDQVLRAGYTRELAGWLGLDETTVRQAVARAPRAVPPREGATDGGARRDQSGAAETPGRPGSGQRRHGGPDGGGYAGPDRSDPVARLERQVLEVVVQLPQHALEAGFDDLGADTFVVPAHRAVHDAIRATGGLRRFGELMAELSAGGAGAQASERAGALWAEQVREAADGPVAVLVTELAVSPMPEDRPDALGQYARGVLVALLKMGITRQIADAKGRLQRMDPADPAYTETFTELLALEDKRRTLQEAS
- a CDS encoding deoxyguanosinetriphosphate triphosphohydrolase: MRNESIAEPGGYGGADVERWFTEPPKSAQRSPFERDRARIVHSSALRRLGAKTQVLGPGTDDFARTRLTHSLEVAQVGRELGKSLGCDPDVVDTACLAHDLGHPPFGHNGETALHQVASAIGGFEGNAQTLRLLTRLEPKTFTPDGVGVGLNLTRASLDAATKYPWRSGQGPVRTDGSRSGKFGVYEDDAPVFRWLREGAPALRRCIEAQVMDLADDISYSVHDVEDAVFSGRVDLSEVTTERDRDRVITQVRAWYDPAVSDDALDAAIDSLTALDYWVTRYDGTRRGQARLKDMTSQLIGRFCNAAGRATRERFGDGPLVRYDADVVVPDAVLAEISILKGIAATYVMAPREEDALYHRQRLILTDLVAVLYDRAEIALAEMFAEDFGHAGDDDIRLRVVVDQVASLTDLSALEWHARMCGPDVGTAL